The following are encoded together in the Pseudomonadota bacterium genome:
- a CDS encoding DUF1521 domain-containing protein, whose translation MPSIESTSSTPPSYDVATAAVEAANTNSTTSTTSASSATSTAASSSSVDTLLSDVQKQASALSSSSTTMAGPFGKIIEAMVGLVSALIGLITNMLGDKKADPIVTKPTPVPVTTTPGTPAPVTTTPGTPVPTTPAPVTPAPGTSTEVLKAMQAIADDSGAITVRTPDGYVVKAEGKEQAWSITGPDGKTTRIWGDPHVVESDGDRWDFKERGSFMFGANKITAETVPAGNGQTLSYRLTVYSGNERVTVGGINTNKPVIVAVGQDGKQHDDQLADGTQYTRSLGANGEAWSTIINNKKKVMN comes from the coding sequence ATGCCTTCTATTGAAAGTACGAGCTCTACCCCCCCATCATATGACGTTGCAACTGCAGCGGTTGAGGCAGCTAATACCAACAGCACTACTAGCACTACTAGCGCCAGCAGTGCTACTAGTACTGCGGCGAGTAGCTCAAGTGTTGATACGCTTTTAAGCGATGTGCAGAAGCAGGCGAGTGCGCTCTCTTCATCATCGACAACGATGGCAGGACCATTTGGCAAGATTATAGAAGCCATGGTTGGTCTGGTAAGTGCTCTGATCGGCCTGATTACAAACATGTTGGGCGATAAGAAGGCCGATCCAATCGTAACTAAGCCCACACCTGTGCCTGTCACAACTACACCGGGCACGCCTGCGCCTGTCACAACTACACCCGGCACACCTGTGCCTACCACGCCTGCGCCTGTCACACCTGCGCCTGGGACATCAACGGAGGTCCTAAAGGCTATGCAAGCGATCGCAGATGATAGTGGGGCGATCACGGTGCGTACTCCGGATGGATATGTTGTTAAGGCGGAGGGTAAGGAGCAGGCCTGGTCGATAACTGGACCTGATGGAAAGACGACCCGTATTTGGGGCGACCCGCACGTTGTGGAGAGTGATGGTGATAGATGGGACTTTAAAGAGCGTGGGAGTTTCATGTTCGGCGCCAATAAGATAACGGCCGAAACCGTTCCTGCCGGAAACGGTCAGACGCTGAGTTATCGCCTAACCGTCTACAGCGGCAACGAAAGGGTAACGGTTGGTGGGATTAACACCAACAAACCCGTGATAGTTGCCGTCGGACAGGATGGAAAGCAACACGACGATCAGCTCGCTGATGGTACGCAATATACCCGTTCATTGGGTGCCAATGGTGAGGCGTGGTCGACTATAATTAACAACAAGAAGAAGGTCATGAACTAG
- the meaB gene encoding methylmalonyl Co-A mutase-associated GTPase MeaB, protein MKYTDEELLSRTLARDFRAIARLITRIEAAQPRARALAAAMRRPAGRAHVVGVTGAPGAGKSTLVDYMAREYRKEGLSVAIIAVDPSSPFSGGAILGDRIRMNLAAEDPTIFIRSMATRGLLGGLAKATLESVHVLNCAGFDVVIVETVGVGQAEVDIVRTADTCVVVLVPGMGDSVQIIKAGLMEIADLFVINKADREGALLLEKDLLTLLSLAEGGQDQWNPKIIKTIATTGSGVGQVIESIKAHLNWLETSPQGQVRRLKVISQALIILASEWIAQQALHGSQDIVAALAHDCVLRKLTPLEAVDRLVAWSKGKR, encoded by the coding sequence ATGAAGTACACCGATGAAGAGCTGCTATCGAGAACGCTAGCGCGAGACTTTAGAGCCATTGCGCGCCTTATCACGCGCATAGAGGCAGCCCAGCCCCGTGCGCGAGCTTTAGCAGCTGCAATGCGGCGTCCAGCAGGTCGGGCGCATGTTGTTGGAGTTACTGGCGCGCCGGGCGCTGGCAAATCAACCCTCGTTGATTATATGGCACGAGAGTACCGTAAAGAGGGGCTCTCGGTTGCCATTATAGCGGTCGATCCTTCGAGCCCCTTTAGTGGCGGGGCGATCCTTGGGGATCGTATTCGTATGAACCTTGCAGCTGAGGATCCAACGATATTTATCCGTAGTATGGCGACACGTGGGTTGCTTGGTGGATTAGCCAAAGCAACCTTAGAGAGCGTGCATGTGCTCAATTGCGCCGGCTTTGATGTTGTAATCGTTGAGACCGTTGGGGTAGGGCAGGCGGAGGTTGATATAGTGCGCACGGCAGATACCTGCGTAGTTGTGCTTGTACCCGGAATGGGAGATAGCGTTCAGATTATTAAAGCAGGGTTGATGGAGATAGCAGATCTCTTCGTGATTAATAAAGCAGATCGCGAAGGGGCCTTATTATTAGAGAAAGATCTCTTGACGCTGCTCTCCTTGGCCGAGGGTGGACAGGATCAGTGGAATCCAAAGATCATCAAGACGATAGCGACCACTGGTTCCGGGGTGGGACAGGTTATTGAATCGATCAAGGCGCATCTAAATTGGCTTGAAACCTCGCCGCAGGGGCAGGTACGGCGCCTTAAGGTGATCTCGCAAGCTCTGATAATCCTCGCGTCTGAGTGGATAGCACAACAAGCATTGCACGGGTCACAGGATATAGTTGCGGCCCTTGCGCACGATTGCGTCCTGCGTAAGTTGACGCCATTAGAGGCGGTAGATCGTCTTGTGGCCTGGAGTAAGGGCAAGAGATAG
- the rlmB gene encoding 23S rRNA (guanosine(2251)-2'-O)-methyltransferase RlmB has translation MSRRNQTPPRHNPTRRQSAPARQESGRQSPSRREPTRSAHDYIMGRSCLEEMLRHRPDRVLHVFLSEAREGARPSDGSRRNSLRSELNRLAISVSEVERRELDLMVSSDSHQGVVAQVSQREFLRFEDLLEMARSMPFIRILALDGVLDPHNLGAILRAAECFGVDAVLWSKNRAAPLGPVVSKVSVGASELVPLCPVSNLHRALESLKEVGVWIVGALVSADATPLDTFEFPERCAVVMGAERDGIQHLIGKSLDFQVYIAMMGEVSSLNVSQASAVMLHAMAKQHSKRNNGDVKVA, from the coding sequence ATGTCACGACGTAACCAAACACCACCACGCCACAATCCTACGCGCCGCCAGTCTGCGCCAGCACGCCAAGAATCTGGGCGCCAGTCCCCGTCACGCCGTGAGCCTACACGCTCTGCGCATGACTATATAATGGGTCGAAGTTGCCTTGAGGAGATGTTGCGGCACCGCCCAGACCGTGTGCTGCATGTATTCCTCTCTGAAGCTCGAGAGGGCGCGCGTCCCTCTGATGGTTCTCGGCGCAATTCTTTGCGCTCTGAGCTTAATCGGCTAGCTATCTCTGTATCCGAAGTAGAGCGTAGAGAGCTAGATCTAATGGTAAGCTCCGACTCTCACCAGGGCGTTGTGGCGCAGGTATCGCAACGTGAGTTCCTTAGATTTGAGGATCTGCTCGAGATGGCGCGTTCGATGCCTTTTATTAGAATTCTTGCGTTAGATGGAGTGCTTGATCCCCATAATTTAGGGGCGATTCTGCGCGCCGCTGAGTGCTTCGGGGTCGATGCGGTGCTGTGGTCTAAGAATAGGGCCGCACCACTAGGCCCGGTCGTTTCTAAGGTTAGTGTTGGGGCGAGCGAGTTGGTGCCACTCTGCCCAGTTTCAAATCTTCACCGGGCGCTTGAGTCGCTGAAGGAGGTTGGGGTGTGGATCGTTGGAGCCTTAGTCAGCGCAGATGCTACGCCGCTCGATACCTTTGAGTTCCCAGAACGGTGCGCAGTTGTTATGGGAGCTGAGAGGGATGGAATACAGCACCTAATAGGAAAAAGCCTAGATTTCCAGGTCTATATAGCGATGATGGGGGAGGTGTCCTCACTTAACGTATCTCAGGCTAGCGCCGTAATGCTGCACGCTATGGCGAAACAGCATAGCAAGAGGAACAATGGGGATGTTAAAGTCGCTTAA
- a CDS encoding flagellar hook-length control protein FliK — MFRPLHLDDAQRASYLRAPAKEGENLDDQERSELSIEFTQLLEQAKGTIAAGHDEVMALGMALAQAIPTMQRAREEVEERPEDDGAGQHDGEDNFGEDQDIIDDRSPMQRDCQGLTSDSAASGGKTLEKQGNRDSSKDGTQVVNGGAEDQGQGDQIDIKAGLDLSFMEDSSSEDDSLATTQLVLEEVEGLDVQRAISTVAEQLTASDTQLSDDGNNQQLQLQQIDTKVVTFRSGDDSKQQDSEDEEEQLGSFISTADVLANEDNLQVVKQERGPLKQRVSELEEGGAQAQPQVMHAEQVVEQKPGVKSVQENLSEGANNLSNRIQKQNEALTKQGQTLRAENVLGAEGAAPAFSKTTEQLQESGIKLMLLRQAFESLRAQRHETNEPKQRQSTPQVGATGATQENKSVSNEGSARGSKNLSRSTTQRMLERVEASLKEAARSRDGKTISLKLDPAQLGRVKVDVTLRDGALHARLTPENQQVFVALREHSQELQSILRKLGLNVDTVTVTVSSDGSKDNSEIGREQTGNGKSFQESRNKMPEHTGQLAENTFGSELAELSAAGTSQSNGALRDHWVA, encoded by the coding sequence ATGTTTCGACCCCTGCACCTCGACGACGCTCAACGTGCCTCATACCTACGCGCTCCAGCCAAAGAGGGTGAAAACCTTGATGATCAGGAACGTAGCGAGCTCTCCATTGAATTTACCCAACTTTTAGAGCAGGCCAAGGGCACTATCGCTGCTGGCCATGATGAGGTCATGGCGCTCGGTATGGCGCTAGCTCAGGCTATTCCCACCATGCAGAGGGCGCGTGAAGAGGTTGAGGAAAGACCGGAGGATGACGGCGCAGGCCAGCATGACGGCGAGGATAATTTTGGAGAGGATCAGGACATTATAGATGATCGTTCACCTATGCAGCGCGATTGCCAGGGGCTTACATCAGATAGCGCAGCATCCGGAGGCAAAACCCTTGAAAAACAGGGTAATAGAGATAGCTCTAAGGATGGTACTCAGGTCGTTAACGGTGGCGCAGAGGATCAGGGCCAAGGTGACCAGATTGATATCAAAGCAGGGCTTGATCTTAGTTTTATGGAGGATTCTAGCTCTGAGGATGACTCTCTGGCCACAACTCAGCTAGTGCTGGAAGAGGTTGAAGGGCTTGATGTGCAGAGGGCGATTAGCACGGTTGCCGAGCAATTGACCGCTAGCGATACGCAGCTCTCGGACGATGGGAATAATCAGCAACTACAGTTGCAGCAGATCGATACCAAGGTTGTTACGTTTCGTTCTGGCGATGATTCTAAGCAGCAGGATTCTGAAGATGAGGAGGAGCAGCTAGGTTCCTTTATCAGTACGGCAGATGTGCTTGCAAATGAGGATAATCTTCAGGTCGTAAAGCAGGAGCGTGGACCCTTAAAACAGCGCGTCTCTGAGCTGGAAGAGGGGGGTGCGCAGGCTCAACCGCAAGTGATGCATGCTGAGCAGGTAGTTGAGCAGAAGCCAGGGGTAAAGAGCGTACAGGAGAACCTCTCAGAGGGTGCTAATAACCTCTCAAATAGAATACAGAAACAGAATGAGGCGCTTACTAAGCAGGGACAGACATTAAGAGCTGAGAATGTTTTGGGCGCAGAGGGAGCAGCTCCTGCATTCTCAAAGACGACCGAACAGCTCCAGGAGTCAGGAATTAAATTGATGTTGTTAAGGCAGGCTTTTGAGAGTTTAAGAGCTCAAAGACATGAGACGAACGAGCCGAAACAACGCCAGTCTACTCCACAGGTAGGGGCGACCGGAGCTACACAAGAGAATAAGAGTGTTTCGAATGAGGGATCTGCGCGTGGTTCTAAAAACCTGAGCCGAAGTACGACTCAGCGCATGCTTGAAAGGGTTGAGGCGTCCTTAAAGGAGGCGGCTCGAAGCCGCGACGGAAAAACTATCTCACTTAAGTTAGATCCGGCCCAGTTGGGGCGGGTAAAGGTGGATGTAACGTTGAGGGATGGAGCGCTGCATGCGCGCCTAACCCCTGAAAATCAGCAGGTTTTTGTGGCGTTGCGCGAGCATTCCCAGGAGTTACAGAGCATCTTGAGGAAGTTAGGGTTGAACGTTGATACAGTTACCGTAACTGTAAGTTCAGATGGTAGCAAAGATAACTCTGAGATAGGTCGTGAACAGACGGGCAACGGCAAGAGTTTCCAAGAAAGTAGGAACAAGATGCCTGAGCATACTGGTCAACTAGCTGAAAACACATTTGGCAGTGAACTTGCAGAGCTCTCAGCAGCTGGAACGTCACAATCAAATGGCGCACTCCGGGATCACTGGGTAGCGTAA
- a CDS encoding DUF456 domain-containing protein: MDDLYLTLIWLIAVVSIVVGVLGTIIPALPGTPMIFAGMFLIAWWQDFAIIGILPLVILGVLTALAIVVDFVASALGARRVGASNWAIVGATLGSIIGMFFFIPGLIIGPFVGAVAGELFAQSTVEQATRVGIATWIGLLIGTALKVAIVAAMIGIFISALLV, translated from the coding sequence ATGGACGATCTCTATCTGACACTTATCTGGTTAATAGCCGTAGTGTCGATCGTTGTCGGAGTGCTCGGCACTATTATACCTGCGCTTCCGGGAACGCCCATGATCTTTGCAGGAATGTTCTTAATTGCTTGGTGGCAGGATTTCGCCATTATCGGAATACTCCCCCTTGTAATCCTGGGAGTACTTACAGCTCTTGCAATTGTGGTCGATTTTGTAGCCTCTGCTCTCGGCGCACGACGGGTAGGAGCAAGCAACTGGGCTATAGTCGGGGCAACTCTCGGATCCATAATAGGCATGTTCTTCTTTATCCCCGGGCTTATTATCGGGCCGTTTGTTGGTGCCGTAGCCGGAGAGCTCTTTGCTCAAAGCACCGTAGAACAGGCCACACGGGTAGGTATCGCAACTTGGATCGGACTTCTGATCGGCACCGCCCTGAAGGTAGCTATCGTTGCCGCAATGATCGGAATCTTTATCTCTGCTCTACTCGTGTAG
- a CDS encoding pseudouridine synthase: MAEVRLQKFLAECGVGSRRKMEQFITEGRVCVNGKVVNQLGAKVDPEIDRVEVNRRVVRAAPKGIMLLNKPRGVISTLSDPEGRPTVADFLTKHYTSFFPVGRLDWDSTGLMILTNDGEIAERLMHPRFGFERVYQARVEGSVNKELLEKMARGVKLSDGIIKASAEIMRGDERSTWIEISIKEGRNRVVRRLFEKLGHPVMKLKRIIYGPFKLGRLQTGQTRVLTMMEYDIARRKVMLHGKDDGDKETKSTSESKSDSRLDTRSESRLLGPMASSMRGPAPRKPAMRPKVSTPRKRRRE; the protein is encoded by the coding sequence ATGGCAGAGGTTCGACTACAGAAGTTTTTAGCCGAATGTGGAGTGGGTTCCCGTCGTAAGATGGAGCAATTCATTACTGAGGGGCGTGTTTGCGTTAACGGTAAGGTTGTTAATCAATTGGGCGCTAAGGTCGATCCAGAGATTGATCGCGTTGAGGTAAATCGTCGAGTGGTGCGTGCAGCTCCGAAGGGCATAATGCTGCTCAATAAGCCACGTGGTGTTATCTCCACCCTGAGCGATCCGGAGGGCCGCCCGACAGTTGCTGATTTTCTTACGAAGCATTACACCTCTTTTTTCCCCGTTGGTAGACTTGATTGGGATTCAACCGGTCTGATGATCTTGACCAATGATGGTGAGATAGCGGAGCGCTTGATGCATCCCCGCTTTGGATTTGAGCGTGTATATCAGGCGCGTGTGGAGGGCTCTGTTAATAAGGAGTTGCTTGAAAAGATGGCGCGAGGTGTGAAGCTCTCTGATGGAATAATCAAAGCATCGGCAGAGATAATGCGTGGCGACGAGAGGTCCACCTGGATTGAGATCTCGATTAAAGAGGGGCGAAATCGTGTTGTTCGGCGCCTCTTTGAAAAGCTTGGTCATCCGGTTATGAAGCTTAAGCGTATCATATACGGACCATTTAAGTTGGGGCGTCTTCAGACGGGGCAGACTAGGGTGCTCACGATGATGGAGTACGATATAGCGCGTCGTAAAGTGATGCTGCATGGAAAGGATGATGGGGATAAGGAGACGAAGAGCACGTCGGAATCCAAATCAGATTCAAGATTAGATACAAGATCAGAGTCCCGTTTGCTTGGGCCTATGGCCAGTAGCATGCGCGGCCCCGCACCTCGCAAGCCAGCGATGAGGCCTAAGGTCTCCACCCCACGGAAGCGTAGGCGCGAGTAG
- a CDS encoding SGNH/GDSL hydrolase family protein — MKKPLITLLLLTISVLLSAPALACPAIDQLPDFNCDGKIRIVVLGDSLVSGVGDTKNNNTGGYVLRTQNRFLNAQVDNFGVAGLNTVQLLLKIQRAFDGRGNVSLAAALAQADLVILDLGRNDRWFFGEPLQTSRRLRKSVDLIQRRVTTLAEYPPLIVTAVLMLPNRGSQGPWVKDLNQLILKSHSKEKPADLRFDLVSKRLLSDDQIHPTPAGYNALSIVLRDYLLKSFPKHASTMRLDQDDDLLYDIFERSKFGTDPLLRDTDGDGLIDGNDPTPAG; from the coding sequence ATGAAAAAGCCCCTTATAACACTGCTGCTCCTAACGATCTCTGTACTGCTATCAGCACCAGCATTGGCCTGCCCTGCAATAGATCAGCTCCCCGATTTCAATTGCGACGGAAAGATTCGCATCGTTGTTTTGGGGGATAGTCTCGTCTCTGGCGTCGGTGATACCAAGAATAACAACACCGGCGGGTACGTGCTTCGCACGCAAAATAGATTCCTAAATGCTCAGGTCGATAATTTCGGCGTTGCTGGTCTAAATACCGTACAACTTCTGCTTAAAATTCAGCGCGCCTTTGATGGGCGCGGTAACGTAAGTCTTGCTGCGGCCCTCGCTCAGGCCGACCTCGTCATACTCGATCTAGGAAGAAACGATCGTTGGTTCTTCGGTGAGCCGCTACAAACCTCTCGTCGCCTAAGAAAATCGGTCGATCTAATTCAGAGGCGGGTGACCACGCTGGCTGAATATCCCCCCCTGATCGTAACCGCCGTTCTGATGCTGCCTAACCGTGGTTCGCAGGGTCCCTGGGTTAAGGATCTTAATCAATTGATCTTGAAGTCACATTCCAAGGAGAAGCCAGCCGATCTGCGCTTTGACCTGGTCAGCAAGCGGCTACTATCAGACGATCAGATTCACCCAACGCCGGCCGGATATAATGCACTCTCAATTGTACTGCGCGACTACCTCCTTAAGAGCTTCCCTAAGCATGCCAGTACTATGCGCCTAGATCAGGACGACGATCTACTCTACGATATCTTTGAGCGTTCAAAGTTCGGTACAGATCCACTACTGCGCGATACTGACGGTGATGGCCTTATCGATGGAAACGACCCGACCCCGGCTGGGTAG
- a CDS encoding flagellar hook protein FlgE — protein MPSIINGLFAGRAGISSHGSAIAVSGDNISNSNTIGYKANRAEFEDLMAGEGVIGRQVGSGSSIATVSTIFEQGTLEFTGRPLDLGIAGTGYFVVAKEDQRYFTRAGNFKVDSAGFVTNQAGLAILGFPANGSGALEPININTIKQGTVATTEVDIAGNIDASSDLVNTAIIPVPGLVVPPTVTYSDLNSLAAYSTVVDVFDTLGEKHTISMFFYHTDTNEYTVRGYVNNEEVDATGTLTGYPRLIGNKVLTFGGNGQRNPLPVVGTPDFTTNITWKNQSELSDIAVTFSPMTQYSAQSNILSISQDGQGVGAVTTLAVSSNGSISALLTNGQQSVIGTLAMASFANPEGLTRIGGNLLSLSTSSGDPIYGKAESGNFGALKSGTVELSTVDIASEFVKIITLQRGFQASSRIITTINQLLNDIIQLV, from the coding sequence GTGCCAAGCATAATTAACGGACTTTTTGCAGGTCGCGCAGGTATTTCCAGCCACGGTTCCGCCATCGCGGTTTCCGGCGATAATATCTCTAACTCTAACACGATCGGCTACAAGGCTAATCGCGCCGAGTTCGAAGATCTGATGGCGGGTGAGGGCGTTATCGGACGCCAGGTTGGTAGCGGATCTTCCATAGCCACAGTTTCTACAATATTTGAGCAGGGCACCCTTGAGTTTACCGGACGACCCCTTGATCTTGGTATCGCTGGAACCGGCTATTTTGTAGTAGCCAAAGAGGATCAGCGCTATTTTACGCGTGCCGGCAACTTTAAGGTCGATTCAGCAGGATTTGTCACCAACCAGGCAGGCCTAGCAATACTTGGATTTCCAGCTAACGGCAGTGGAGCACTAGAGCCGATTAACATTAACACGATTAAACAGGGCACTGTAGCAACTACAGAGGTGGATATCGCTGGAAATATCGATGCTTCTTCTGACTTAGTTAATACAGCGATTATTCCGGTTCCTGGACTAGTTGTCCCACCAACTGTGACCTATTCAGATCTCAATAGCTTAGCAGCTTATTCGACTGTAGTAGATGTATTTGACACACTCGGAGAGAAACACACGATCAGTATGTTCTTTTATCACACAGATACCAATGAATATACGGTACGTGGATATGTGAACAACGAGGAGGTTGATGCTACTGGTACGCTGACCGGATACCCGCGGCTGATAGGAAATAAGGTTCTTACCTTCGGTGGAAATGGGCAGCGCAACCCGCTTCCTGTGGTAGGAACCCCGGATTTTACGACGAACATTACATGGAAAAACCAGTCAGAGTTGAGTGATATCGCAGTTACCTTCTCACCGATGACACAGTATTCCGCCCAATCAAACATCCTCTCTATATCGCAAGATGGACAGGGCGTTGGTGCTGTTACAACCCTCGCGGTCTCGTCGAACGGTAGTATTTCAGCGCTGCTGACCAACGGACAACAGTCGGTGATCGGAACATTGGCTATGGCCTCGTTCGCCAATCCTGAAGGATTAACGCGAATTGGAGGTAACCTACTATCGCTCTCAACTTCATCGGGTGATCCCATTTATGGTAAGGCAGAAAGCGGTAACTTTGGGGCTCTCAAGTCCGGTACGGTAGAGCTCTCGACGGTGGATATCGCCTCTGAATTCGTAAAGATTATCACCCTTCAGCGAGGATTCCAGGCAAGCTCCCGTATTATTACAACCATTAACCAGCTTCTGAACGACATTATCCAGTTGGTGTAA
- the scpB gene encoding SMC-Scp complex subunit ScpB, producing MTITEAIISDTTILEQAMPEPEISQPIMSEDQKVGLLEALLLASGDPLSIARIQEILACTRPELLAIADSLQQLCSNDRRGIEVVVVAEKLQLRTKAIYASHVRQLMAVKPRRLSQAALETLAVIAYQQPVVKSEIDKVRGVDVAPTVKTLLERNLVKILGYQASVGQPALYGTTEEFLHVFGLPALSALPAMRDLKALVKEPGEAQSHTEDGGLEVAIPEEACDNAQALEATNNVFTPDLLGKSADQLDGIVTQ from the coding sequence ATGACGATAACGGAAGCTATTATTTCAGATACTACAATTCTAGAGCAGGCGATGCCGGAGCCTGAAATTTCGCAACCTATAATGAGCGAGGACCAGAAGGTCGGGCTGCTTGAGGCCCTATTGCTGGCTAGCGGCGATCCGCTATCTATCGCGCGTATTCAGGAGATCCTTGCATGCACACGGCCCGAGCTTTTGGCCATTGCTGATTCCCTACAACAGCTCTGTTCGAACGATAGGCGCGGTATTGAGGTCGTTGTTGTGGCAGAGAAGCTGCAACTTAGAACCAAGGCGATCTATGCTAGTCACGTTAGGCAGCTTATGGCCGTTAAGCCACGCAGACTGTCGCAGGCGGCTCTTGAAACTCTGGCTGTGATTGCCTACCAGCAGCCGGTGGTAAAGAGCGAGATCGATAAGGTGCGTGGGGTTGATGTAGCTCCAACCGTTAAGACCTTATTAGAGAGGAATCTCGTAAAGATCCTCGGGTATCAGGCCTCTGTTGGGCAGCCAGCGCTGTACGGTACAACTGAGGAGTTCCTGCATGTATTTGGTTTGCCAGCACTTTCTGCGCTGCCTGCGATGCGTGATCTTAAGGCGCTTGTAAAGGAGCCGGGCGAGGCGCAGTCGCATACCGAGGATGGGGGGCTAGAGGTCGCTATTCCAGAGGAAGCCTGCGATAATGCGCAGGCGCTAGAGGCCACTAATAATGTTTTCACCCCCGATTTGCTCGGCAAATCGGCAGATCAGCTTGATGGGATCGTTACTCAGTAA
- a CDS encoding segregation/condensation protein A has translation MTAGEQYSRFFEVKLELFDGPLDLLLHLVKKRELPIERVSLSDVTAQYLECIKALRYYDVEVAAEYLVIAATLLSVKASVLLNDPVELIPDDNGDLVDPHEELLRRLRELQAYRAVASDLAARPALGHDVFAAPVKATKIDPALIPLADHQSELLVQALQKVLTRLGEKAAVFAVTIDSISVIDRMRMVVDSIKVMGGRTTFWQIIGGVEDRSTAIGVFIALLELCRRRLISVSQAGPLGEIQVQLLDLAQLAANQMDQFIEEVAA, from the coding sequence ATGACAGCAGGTGAGCAATATTCACGTTTCTTTGAAGTTAAGTTGGAGCTCTTTGATGGCCCCCTTGATCTGCTATTGCACCTGGTCAAAAAGAGGGAGCTTCCGATCGAAAGAGTTTCGCTCTCGGATGTAACGGCGCAGTACTTAGAGTGCATCAAGGCGTTGCGTTACTACGACGTTGAGGTTGCAGCGGAATATCTAGTAATTGCGGCCACCCTTCTTTCGGTTAAGGCCAGCGTGCTCCTTAATGATCCGGTAGAGCTGATTCCGGACGACAACGGCGATCTAGTCGATCCACATGAGGAGCTGTTGCGGCGTCTGCGCGAGTTGCAGGCTTATCGTGCAGTTGCTAGCGATCTCGCGGCTCGACCAGCGCTTGGCCACGATGTTTTTGCGGCACCTGTGAAGGCTACTAAGATAGACCCAGCACTTATTCCCCTGGCCGATCATCAGTCGGAGCTTCTTGTGCAGGCTTTGCAGAAGGTCTTGACCAGACTCGGTGAAAAGGCGGCGGTATTTGCAGTCACAATTGATTCAATCTCGGTCATTGATCGCATGCGTATGGTGGTTGATTCGATCAAAGTTATGGGCGGCCGCACTACCTTTTGGCAGATTATTGGAGGAGTAGAGGATCGCTCGACAGCGATCGGGGTCTTCATAGCGCTGCTTGAGCTTTGTCGTCGTCGCCTGATCTCGGTATCTCAGGCAGGACCGTTGGGGGAGATTCAGGTGCAACTTTTAGATCTTGCTCAACTTGCGGCTAACCAGATGGATCAGTTCATTGAGGAAGTGGCGGCATAG
- a CDS encoding galactose mutarotase — protein sequence MTLRALNHPTASSPSIVKEPFGVTKGGLSVDQYTLTSGNGVSTSILTWGGIIRTLYTPGRDGVLEDIVLGYDTLAPYEERHPYFGTIAGRFANRIAKGRFSLDGHTYTLALNNGPNHLHGGTNGFDRAVWQARTETRPDSVLLLLSHVSPDGDEGYPGELTVQVTYTLYTNNTLRIDYSATTTKATPVNLTSHSYFNLAGHGSGNVLKQKLQVYADKIVAVDETQIPTGSLQPVIGTPFDFTKPRSIGDKIGAIGSGYDHTFVLQQNGPGLKRAAVAWDPVSGRALEVVTTEPGVQLYTGNSLTEKEIGKGNIPYRKHAGFCLETQHFPDSVNQPNFPNTILRPGETYQQSTTFKFGVIDYGD from the coding sequence ATGACCCTGCGTGCGTTAAATCATCCAACCGCATCATCACCATCTATAGTTAAAGAGCCGTTCGGAGTTACCAAGGGGGGTCTCTCAGTAGACCAATACACCCTCACAAGTGGTAACGGTGTTAGCACCTCTATTCTAACCTGGGGCGGAATCATCCGTACCCTCTACACACCAGGGCGCGACGGCGTACTTGAGGATATCGTTCTGGGATACGACACCCTGGCGCCCTACGAGGAGAGGCACCCATACTTCGGAACGATCGCAGGTAGGTTTGCAAACCGGATCGCCAAGGGGCGTTTCTCTCTCGACGGACACACCTATACCCTAGCGCTGAACAACGGCCCCAATCATCTGCACGGCGGAACGAACGGCTTTGATCGCGCCGTATGGCAAGCGCGCACAGAAACAAGGCCCGATAGCGTTCTACTACTGCTCTCACACGTCAGCCCAGATGGTGACGAGGGATATCCAGGAGAGCTCACCGTTCAGGTGACCTATACCCTCTATACAAACAACACACTCCGCATCGATTACAGCGCTACAACAACCAAGGCCACCCCTGTTAACCTCACCAGCCACTCCTACTTTAATTTAGCGGGTCATGGTTCGGGTAATGTACTAAAGCAGAAACTGCAGGTGTACGCCGATAAGATCGTTGCTGTCGATGAAACCCAGATCCCAACCGGATCGTTACAACCTGTAATAGGCACCCCCTTTGATTTTACAAAGCCACGATCTATAGGCGATAAGATCGGTGCCATCGGTAGCGGATATGATCACACCTTCGTCTTGCAGCAGAACGGCCCCGGATTAAAGCGCGCTGCTGTTGCCTGGGACCCCGTATCAGGACGAGCGCTTGAGGTCGTAACAACCGAGCCTGGCGTACAGCTCTATACCGGCAACTCTCTCACCGAAAAAGAGATCGGTAAGGGGAACATCCCATACAGAAAACACGCCGGCTTCTGTCTTGAAACTCAACACTTTCCCGATTCAGTTAATCAGCCAAACTTCCCTAACACCATCCTGCGGCCCGGAGAAACGTACCAACAATCTACAACCTTTAAGTTTGGAGTTATCGATTACGGGGATTAA